A single window of Gossypium arboreum isolate Shixiya-1 chromosome 13, ASM2569848v2, whole genome shotgun sequence DNA harbors:
- the LOC108463513 gene encoding polygalacturonase-like, whose translation MNLTRPSHAIILFLFFILAINSTSALTKYNVLNFGAKPNGKTDSTKAFLMAWEAACSSADPTMIYVPKGRYLLGSMAFKGGCKSPHITIRIDGTLVAPQDCRVLGKSTDWLSFEGVNGVSILGGALDAKGPSLWACKASHSNCPSGATTLSFTNSKNIRIRRLLSLNSQMFHIVINGCENVHVQGVRIIAAGDSPNTDGIHVQLSKNVNIIKCSIKTGDDCISIGPGTKNLWVEQVTCGPGHGISIGSLAKDLKEEGVQNVTIRKTIFIGTQNGLRIKSWARPSTGFVQGVRFTDSLMVNVQNPIVIDQNYCPHNLNCPNQVSGIKIKDIIYEGIRGTSSTQVAIKFDCSSKNPCTGIRLQNVNLSYLNKPAQSSCSNVRGKALNLVRPKSCL comes from the exons ATGAACCTCACACGTCCTTCTCATGCCATTATTCTCTTTCTCTTTTTCATCTTAGCCATAAATTCAACGTCTGCATTAACAAAGTACAATGTGTTAAACTTTGGGGCTAAGCCTAATGGAAAAACTGACTCCACCAAGGCTTTCCTCATGGCATGGGAAGCAGCCTGTAGCTCAGCTGACCCCACTATGATATATGTACCCAAAGGCCGGTATTTGCTCGGTTCAATGGCCTTCAAAGGTGGCTGTAAAAGccctcatatcactattagaattgaCGGTACCCTGGTAGCCCCTCAGGATTGTAGAGTACTAGGCAAATCTACCGATTGGCTGAGCTTTGAAGGAGTGAATGGCGTTTCAATCCTAGGTGGTGCACTTGATGCCAAAGGACCATCTCTCTGGGCTTGCAAAGCTTCCCACTCCAACTGTCCTTCCGGGGCTACG ACGTTAAGCTTTACCAACTCCAAAAATATCAGGATCCGTAGATTATTGTCCTTAAATAGTCAAATGTTTCACATCGTGATCAATGGATGCGAAAATGTACACGTCCAAGGAGTTAGGATCATCGCCGCAGGTGATAGCCCCAACACCGATGGCATCCATGTCCAATTATCCAAAAATGTGAATATCATAAAATGTTCAATTAAAACTGGAGATGATTGCATCTCGATTGGTCCCGGTACAAAAAACTTATGGGTCGAACAAGTCACTTGCGGTCCTGGTCATGGCATTAG CATTGGAAGTTTAGCAAAAGATTTGAAAGAGGAAGGGGTCCAAAATGTCACTATAAGAAAGACAATTTTTATAGGCACTCAAAATGGTTTGAGGATCAAGTCATGGGCTAGGCCTAGTACTGGATTTGTTCAAGGAGTTCGGTTTACGGATTCTTTGATGGTAAATGTGCAAAATCCTATTGTAATTGATCAGAATTATTGCCCACACAATCTAAATTGTCCTAATCAG GTATctggaattaaaattaaagatatCATATATGAAGGTATTAGAGGAACATCATCCACACAGGTAGCTATAAAATTTGATTGTAGCTCGAAGAATCCATGCACTGGGATAAGATTGCAAAATGTCAATTTGTCATATTTGAATAAACCTGCTCAATCATCTTGTTCCAATGTTCGTGGGAAAGCATTGAATTTAGTTCGACCAAAAAGTTGCTTATAA